The genomic region TGTATCACAAATTTTCATCTAAGACGGTTACTATTTGTCTTAAGCTTATATCAAATTTATATGGTAAGTTGTCTTGAAAATATTAAATTTTTTGTCTTTGTTACGAACATGTCTTAGTATTCGATTTGTCTTTAATCTGAGACGAATAGTGCACATCTTAAGTACGGAGACGATAATAATGGTTGGATTAATAAAATAGCAAGTGGTATATGATATGACTATGTGGTGCCAAAAGATAATGTAGACATCCATTAACAAGGAAGGAATCCAAAGAAAGAGATGACTCGTGTGGGTTTGGATGATTGTTCATCGTTTGTAGAGAATCCCCAAATATACCTCCCTCCCTTAAATCATTGTTTTTTTCAACTAGTCTTTCTTGAACTGAAACTGAGTAAATTTTAGCATAGTACGGTCATATGGTACAGTCATATAGAACGAGACCATTCTATAGTAAAAAAGTCactattttatactccctcccatccactccaAAGATAACATGAACCCATTTTTTGTGAGAGTAAAAGTGGGTCtatgttacctttggagtggatgggagggagtattaaaatTTGACACTTTTAAATATTAAAAATGGTAATTTTTTAGCATAAAATGGTTCTACTTATTATAAAGTAATTATTTTTTATCCGCTACATCATACAACGATCGTTCACAATAACTGTTCTATCTCTATCGATCTACACTTTCTGTAGATATGGCTCTTTTCTGTAGATATGACCCTGTGCCGAATATAAAATGGAGGCCCCAAAACTCAAATTAAATTACCATTTATTTGCGCTCCTAAACAAAACTTATTGATCATCGTTCACCGACTCATAGTAATTGATACGAACCGAAagggaactttttttttttgaaaaaggaAATGCTAAGATATATTTTAggcatttttaaaataaaaaaattataaaataatacGATCTCACACCATAAAACGGTTCATTTTTATAAAATAACTATTCGTTTAATGCTAATAATGATTTGTTTTTACTCAATAAAATCGTCTCATAATATAAAACCGTTTAATACAATAATTACGGTAAAAAGTTGAAAGATAAAATTGTcaccaaaaaaacacaaaaatcaaaAAAGGTAAAAGTATCTTTAAAAATTCTGACTGATGTGTAATAGTTTACTACTATTGTGTAGTCTATAAACCAATCacataataacaataaaaaaaatgggGAAAGTGGGAAACAAAGAAGCAGAAGAGTAGATGTATTTATTCATGTAGCATACACCGAGTATAATATTTGATGTATGTAGGGATTGGGCTCAAAATTTTGAGGCCCTAATTTCCCTTGGGCCCCGATGCAAAGAGCTGAAATGCTCCTCCTCTTGGACGCCCATGCCCATGGGTATTAATTATTAAATAGTAAAACCAAAAACCATGAAAAAACCTTATATGAAACAttttaaatgattttttttttttaatttatttgatcaAATCTTCATTTTCATGATGTTTCAATATCAAAATGATtatttttaatgttgtattttagatttttttaACTTTGATGAAATTCAAACTCATTCCATCcaaaattgaaacaaacacaaggtatgaggaatcaagttccaaacccataccacccgggtatgattcctgattcaAAACACATACCCACGCGCGAACCAAACGCGCCCTTAAAACTGTACTTCAATTTTTTTTGGTGTGGAGGTGGAATAGGTCAAAACCGAAACTGGAGAGATGGTCATAAACTCATATTAAGACCATGTTCAAGCAAGGTTAATTGCTAGGTCATGACTTTACTTAGTCATGCTAATGACTTAATTAAGCAAGATAACTGGTGACCAAAGGTGGTTAATTTGTGACCTTCTACAAtaaaaggtcaatttgtgaccattGTTGAACAAAATTGACTACCTTGGTGACCACCTATGTGTAcaatttttagttttatttatttatttatttatttatttatttttattggttgaagaatgcaaaaacaataaaaaaaagggATTGAAAATGTTGTGaagtggaaaatgattgggttaatgacctaggtcgtgaccgTCTGTTTGAAAGGGTGAAAGTAAGTCAAGATAAATAAAGTGAGATTAAAAGTAAAACCGAGTCGCGACCACTGCTTGAGGATGGTCTAACTCATAACGCCGCACCAGAATATACTCTATCACTCAAAATCGTACTTCAATTTTATTTTTTGGCAAGGAGGTAGCCAATAGGTGAAAGCTGAAAATGGATGTATAATTTTATTTTCTTGGAATGAGGTTTGATAAATTATgatacacaaattcttatttgtgacggagggtatccgtcacaaacaagagacgggtaccatattgtctcacaaaaaacccatagggggtgagagaaggagcacatggggtgggtgcccaccttatcccctctacccatttcctctcacaaaatacccgtcgcaagatccgacccgtcacaagggagacctacTGATTATGATATGAGCACTTGTAAGAGAATGCATCTGGATTCAAGTCTTTTTGGTTAAGTTGATGTATTCCTTTTTCAATACCAGTGATGTGATATCTTAATCTTATCAAATTCACTGTCTTATGTTGTGCTTTAGTAGCTTTCTAGTATTAAATGGTTTATCGTACAAAACTCATCAGAGCTTTTCTAGAATCCCAGGTTGTCCATTGACTTCGGTATTCGGACCAAATATATTAAATCGTCTTATTGGCCTCGTTGCATCTCGTATTTGAGTCGGAGTTTGTATGTTGGCTATGACAACCTCGACTTAGTCAAATACGTCATGCACGGCAATTTTGTAGGTTATAATGGCGTTCCAGGCCGTTCCATAGTCAAGAACTGGTTTCTATGGTTCCTATTTGGCAGAAGGTGTAGGACAACAGCGGAGATGATGCAAAGCGATCATGTGGATCCGTCATCAATCATACGCTCTGCATTTGTATACAATCCGGTACCATAGCGTAGCATTGTGTACAACAGATAGTAAACTTATTTTTGCATTTTGTACATCTTGGGAAGCCACTAATGTTTATGTATAACACCAAAGATCAGAATTCTGGATACCTTGTGTTCCTCCAACATGCTTTAAAATACAGTTCTACATCTCAATTCTCAAAAGGGGGAGGAAAATGCAATAAAATCGTAACCTCAAACCGCACGAGCAAAACATTATTATTCCGATTCATCCCTGTGATTTTGTTCACTGTCATCTTCACCCTCCTCTTGAATGTCCTCGACATCCACATTATCTGGAGGTGGTGGTACTTCAGAACTTGGTTCACTGCCACTTGCAGTGTCATTGTGGAAGTCGGTTGCATTTACTATGTCTGCTTGTTTCATCATTCCAGATAGAGCTAGTTTAGGAGACCACTCCAGGACATCGTCAATAATGTTGGAAACCCGTTTCTGATACCTGAGATTAACAAGTGCAGTCATTAAGTAAGGGATTAATAATCAAAAGAATCTCCGTTAGATCATACGGAGTAGAACACAATGATATCTATAGCTAGGACCTAGGAGTTTAAGACCAAAATGAGAGTTTCAAAAATTTCTTGATCAATAAGagaacaatatgataaagaaaaaggaaaactaTAGAAATAACACTAACCTGGCTCGAGCAGCCTCATCTGGAGCATGATGTCTCAAAAGTGATATGAAGACGACAGCCACTATAGTAAAGAAAAGCCTAGCAGTCCATTTTGGTGGTTCCTCTTCATCTTTCTTGGGCCAAAACCGGAATAACTCGCTCAATGTTGCCTCTTCTGCAAGAATGTTGGGGAAAATCCACACGCGCTTTCCAAGAAGTATCCATAGAGCACTAAACACTGTAGCTCTCACTGCAAATGTAACATGAAATACAACAGTTTGTTCAGAACTCCTATTGTTGATAAACAGAAGCACAATACACCTATGGGCTATGGTACTCCATATTAACATACAAGGGCAGCCATACTTCCTAGGGCTAAAACATTAAGCCGTCTAACATCAATTTCCCAAAAAGATTTTCAGGATACCTTAAATACAACATCTTGCTTTCAAAATTCAAACTCATCTGTGAGACAAAATACTGGAAAATCCCTATCTTACTATCATATGGAAGAACATGAACCAAAACTAAATACCAAAAACATACCACAGATAAAATGCTACCCATTAAAAAGGGAAACAGGAGGTTAAAGTAGGAAAATACATAAGATAGAAGACGGACACCATCAGACAAGTTAGCAACAACATAGTAGACAACTGCTGAAAAATTAACTCTAACAGAAGGGAGGTAGGCATTGCCAAATTTCAAGAAATAGCTAGCTGGTAATGCTGAAAAACTAAAAATTAGGCAAGGGAACACTGAAATCTTCAAGAAATAGCTTATCAATAATGGCAGGATGGAATTGAGAAACAAAGGCACCAACAGAACGACTGCATGTTGATGATATGCTTCTAAGAATACAAAATATGCCACAAAAAACATACATAGTAGAAGGCACATTATAAGTAGAAGAATCCCAGCGCACGAGTAGAGAACCACGAGCTTAGCCTTGTGTGGATATACGGGAAACAGGCAAATGGCTAGTGTTAAAACAGGCCAAGAGAATGAGAGAAGTGTCTGCCATAAAGGATGTCGCTTTACAAACGTCCACACAAAGAAAGCATCGTTGTCTGAAAATGTTTGAACCTGCAGCACAGTTAACAAGCAACAGATGAGCAAACAAAAAAGGAGTAACAAACTGTATTGTAGATTTCAACAATGTCATATTAACCAATACCTGTTTAAAAACATGCTTATAACTTGTATTGTTCAGTAAAACGCGTAAGACTAAAATCAACTCACCCTTTTTTTTAACTAGACTATCATAGTGAGCATCTATTTTTCACTAATTATTCCATTTCCAATAGAGCCCAGGACACACTATTTTTTGGTTCTATATTaggatggaataaagcaaaatggcgCAGAGACTAGGTATGCTTCTTTCCattttaaagttacactcattcaACGCAATTTTTGACACAGATTTCATAAAGGGTGCCTCGAAATCAGTTTCATAGTGTTCTTAACATGGGACAAGGTTGCATATCATCCAACCCCCTAATCCCCTATTCTGCTAATTGTGAGGGTTCTCAAATCATTGAATAATGTCGCCGTGTATTAGTCACCTCGTTGAGGAAGCAAAAATAAAATCGCATTGCTTCACCACACAGCATCCCCCAATTTGGAGAGATAACCGGGCTAATCAAATTTCCTTGTTTTAGGCTGTTAAGTGTTAACTTTAGAATCAGTTGTAGTGAAATTTCAATCAAACACAGACATACATAAACTTTCGCCTTGTTTGGATGGAGGGATTTGGAGGaaaaggaaggggagggggaggGCAGGATACAAcatcccttgtttggataacaaaagagGTAGgggggaaatggagggggagtaatttggagggatccattttccctccaaGCCTAACGAAAATCCTTCCACCATAGGAAAGATTTGGTATCCACTTTCCCTCCCCTCCTTttcctccacttttgctatccaaacacatcctttaagTAGCAAATCTGGTTTTCTAGAAAGATCAATGCTTAACAAAAAGAAGATCAATCTTGACATACAGGATAGATCTCCAAGTGTGCCGGCCAAGTAGATAACTTCTTCTTTCCAGGTCTTAAAGTCTTTACGACACGGTCACAACGCACTATAAGGTTTTTCTTCAAAAGAGTATTGCCAATATCTTCTGGTTCCAGATTCTTGTCTAATCCCAATATATCGGAAACCTCAGAATGATTTCTCAAAAAACTAACAAAATCCTTCCCCCTAAAGTACTCAACGCGTGTTTCCTGTAGAACAGCCCATCTTGACTCCAAACCTTTATGATCCCTCACTTTCTCAGCAAATGATAGATACACATCCTTCTCTGCAGTTTGTTTCTGCAATACATCAGAACTCCAATAAGACTAACATATAAAACCATTGCGCACAGTAAGACTTTTTTTTATAACTAAGCTTTTCCATATAACAGTTACAAGTGGAAATATTACAAAATTAAACAATTCTTATGCAAGATATCTATCAAATACACAAGTTATACAAATTTCAACACTTTCTAAAGAAAATAGGGAAATCTCAATATAACAGGAAAAAATGTTTTCAATCCGAAAATAACGATTAAATACCCTTGATATCAAATGTAACTGTCAAATACAATCAATCAGGAAATCACAATTCAGTAGCTATCAAATACACAGGTTAACTGACTTTTATAAACACCTTCGATTGGAAATAGAGGACTTTCAAATAACAGGGAAAAAACACACAAGTGAAtggaaattcggaatggaaatTCGGAAGAAGAGACTACAAGGGCCTTGGAGATTTTAACTACAAAGAAGAGAGTATAATCCTCTCATGAGATCGTGAATGGAAATTCGGAATCAACGTAGAACTGAAAGGTGATCTTTTCAACTACAAGGGCCTTGGAGATTTCAATCAAAATAAGTCAAAATCTACGGAAGACAAAGTACATCGTTTAAGATGTCAAGACTACATGCTGCATTTAATAGGGAAAAGTTGGAAACACATGACCATGCAGACCACTGCAGGTGGGAGGTAACTCAAGTAAAAGTCTCAGCAGCCGCACAATTAAGATCTACAGGCTAGTTATCTGTGGTGCCATAAAGTTGGTCATAAAAGAGCCACTTCCGTAGATAAAAGGAGTGCATATTCCACAAGATACCATGTGCCATGGTAATAGGTTGCCTCTACCGATATACCGTGGACACTAAGGGAGTGTTTGGACTTTGATAGGATTTCAGGAGCGAGCGGTATTAATGGGAGGGAAAGAGGAGGAGGGGAAGGAGTAAGAGAGgtttccctccaaatccttcaGGGATTAGAAGGGATTTCAAAACTTTCAAGAGTTTTCCATCCTCTACCCTCCAACCCTATTGGCTATCCAAACAAATAATTAGTGTCATCCCACTCACTTTCCCCTCAAAACCGTTCCATCCAAACAAGCCCTAAATTTCGCAGGGAGTACATATTTCCTAGGGGGTGGAAGAATTCTTTCTTCCCGTAAAAATAAGTCCTTCCTACATAAAACACAATTACATGACTAAGAAGCCTACAACTTCAGCGATAAAACGGACTTCCATTTGCAATAATACAGACATACTTGAATGTCTCAAATGGCATAAACCAAAGTTCAGACAGTACACAAGCATGTCACTTTGTCATGACCGAAAGTCCAAAACTTTCAGCAACCTTATCCATCTAAGTATTTAACAGATGCATGCAATACTTAATGCCTCCAAAAGGTTTATTATTTCGCCTACTAGCACAATCCAAATGTAATATTAAAAACTTTATTGCAGCACGACCTCACAAACCATTCAAGTTTCACATTCTTATGCATATGAACGACTAACTTGCCTCGACAACTCAGACATCACGCGACTAAACTACTCCACAGCATCATACACTCTTCCTTCCTCCCCTCATTACCAAAATTTGAACCCAAATTCAACCTCAAAAAATTTCAACAAAATTTCGGATCGTCGAAATACGAATGATTAACTTGCCTCCACACTCGACACTGCGCTAATAACCTACTCCATACCATCTACACTATTTTACTCCCCCATCACCAATAAAAAAGTCTCCTTTGAACCTAAATTCAACCTCGCAACATTTCAACAAAATCTCGCACCGTCGAAATACATCGACATTCACATTCAACATAACAATTTCACTCCTAAATCAATCAACACCAAACAACACACACTAATCACACATAATGATCAATTAAAACTCCTAAAAAGTTCGATCCGAAACACAAATCCTCCTACTTCACAAACAACACACAATCAAACACAAAAATGCACAATTTAACCGACGATGAAATATAAGATCTACTATCACTAAACCCTAATTaactcccaaatctttcaaaatCAACAAAAAGATAAAAATGCAAACCCTAGGAGGTGTATCGTTGCCGCCGCCACTGGTGGCTCCGCCGGCTGATCGCCGAGCTTTCTTCTTCTCGACGCCGGCTTTCTTCATTTCCGTTTTGTTGTTGTGTTTTCTCTCTCCTCAGAAATTACAGTGAGTTATTTCTGTTGGTGTTGGGGAAAAAAAACGTGTCACAGTTAACGTGCGATATTTTGTTTAGTTATTTTAGGACAAAATGTTTTTGTAAAAGgatgaataattaatttaattttgtTGAGTGTTGTACTTGTAAACAACGACGTCATTTCATGTTGTTTTCTCATTTAATTTGCTGATGTGTTTGTATATAAGTGTGCTAGAGCTGATCATATGGCCCAGGCCCGCTAGCCCGACCCGGCCCAGCCCGTTTTTTTTTCCCGGGCTTGGGCCTCGATTTTAGGCCCGAAAAGCCCACGGCCCGAAGCCCATGGCCCAATTCAATATaatagggccgggtttgggccacctttacggcccgaattttggcccggcccggcccgaacATATGCAAAATTTATAAATATGTATAATTTAAGAATGTTAATAAGCATtaagtaaaataattaaccaatCAATTGTTGTATTGTAAATAAGCCGTAATAACTTGTTTACATGTATTAGTTTGATAAGGCTTAGTATTTTCCTTCACCAGTATTTATATGATAAAAAATGAGCTAATGATTTTGTATCATATTAGTGCCGATAAATTATTTACCATTATCGGCGTgctaagtcaatgtttttgagccTAAAGAAAAACAATTATCAAATCAATTACAAAATTACAACAACATACAAAGTGAAAGACCGCactaaaatatattattacactACTAAAAATTGTGCATTTAGTTTGTATAAGTCACCTCAAGCAATATCATAAAAGCTACATTAGGTTACTACTTCTTAATTGCAATACTCGAAATAAATCAGACAATTCTATACGAAATTTTTGATAACAAATACACAAAGTATTATAACTTCAAAAGGAGATTTCTAAACTTATTTTAAGAGAAAAAATATTTAGCCCGAATTGGCCCGAATCGGCCCGAAAGCCCGCTTAAGCCCGCATGGACCGGGTTTGGGCCGACAAAATAGGCCCGCACTTgtagcccggcccggcccggtcCGACCCGCACACTTGGGCTTAATTTAATGCTTGGGcccggcccaaacccggcccggcccggccc from Silene latifolia isolate original U9 population chromosome 3, ASM4854445v1, whole genome shotgun sequence harbors:
- the LOC141646582 gene encoding translocation protein SEC62, producing MKKAGVEKKKARRSAGGATSGGGNDTPPRKQTAEKDVYLSFAEKVRDHKGLESRWAVLQETRVEYFRGKDFVSFLRNHSEVSDILGLDKNLEPEDIGNTLLKKNLIVRCDRVVKTLRPGKKKLSTWPAHLEIYPVQTFSDNDAFFVWTFVKRHPLWQTLLSFSWPVLTLAICLFPVYPHKAKLVVLYSCAGILLLIMCLLLLRATVFSALWILLGKRVWIFPNILAEEATLSELFRFWPKKDEEEPPKWTARLFFTIVAVVFISLLRHHAPDEAARARYQKRVSNIIDDVLEWSPKLALSGMMKQADIVNATDFHNDTASGSEPSSEVPPPPDNVDVEDIQEEGEDDSEQNHRDESE